The genomic stretch GGCGCGCGGCCGAAGACCTCCTGGAACACGCCCCTGGCCAGGTTCTCCAGGACCGCCGGACTGGTCTTGTCCATGCCGTCCCGCACCTCGCGCATCTGCGAGGGCAGGTTGTATTTGATGGACGTGGCGTCCATGCCCTTGTCCGCCATCTCCTTGGCCACGCCCTTCCACTTCGAGAACTCGTCACCCGTCGGCGCGCGGCCGAAGACAGACTTGAAGACATCCGTCGCCAGGCCATTCAAGGTCGCGTCATCGGGCGGCTTGCCCAGCCCGTCCCGCTTCGCCTTCAGCTTCTCGATGACGGCGTATTTGATCTCCGTGGCGTTCTTGCCCTGCCCGCGCAGCTCCTCGCCATACCGGCGCATCTCGCCGCGCTCGCCCGAACTGGGGACATGCGTCCCGCCGTAGACGTGACGGAAGGCCTCGTCCACGCCCGTCGAGATGGCGCTGTCGCTCGGCTTGCTGTCCGGCAAGAGCGGCGGGACGTTCGCGGTGGTCCGCGTCGTGGAGGCCTCGAAGCTCGTCCGCGCCACGTCCACCAACGGCCGTCCGCCCGCCGTCGGGCTCCCGGTGAGCTGTCGCAAAGTGGACAGCAGCTCCTGCTCGGCGCCCCGCAACGACTGGGGCGACTGCGCGATCCGGGTGTTCAGCGTGGGAAACGTGGAGATCCGATCGCTCACCTTCGTGGACATGGCGCTCCTCCGACGACAACGTGAGAATTTCCCTACCTCGATTGTCGAAAGCTGGCGCCACGAGTTGCATGAATTGCAATTATTGACTGTCTTATACCCAACACAGACATGATGCCCGGCGTCATGTCTGGGCATGGCCCGAACCCAACAGATGCAACCCGTCGCGTCCCGTGAGGCTTCGCAAGCACGCGGATCCCCCGCACATTGTCCGTGCGCCGCGCTGCGGCGGGGATGAGGTTCAATCACGATGCGGTACATGGCCTGGCTGGCGGGACTGCTCCTCGTGGGGGGCTGGTCGCAGCCCGCCCTCGCGACCGATCCCGCCACGCCTCCGCCGGGCATCACCGGCGACTGGGGCGGATGGCGGCAGCGCTTGTTCGAAGCGGGGGTCGTCCTGCAAGCGGGCTACGTGACGGAGCTGGCCTACAACGCGCGCGGAGGAAAGGGACACGCGCTGCGTCAGGCGGGACAGCTCACCGCGGGGCTGGGCGTGAACCTGGACACGCTCGTGGGCGTGCCTGGCGGAAGCCTCCGGTTCACCGTGACGTACCGGACGGGCAATGACCTGGGCGCGGACATGGCGCTGGGGACGCTCCAGCTCGTGCAGGAAGTCTATGGCCGAGGCGAGGTCGGTCGGATCACCCAGCTCTGGTATGAGCAGTCTTTTCTGGACCGGCGCCTGAAGTGGAAGCTGGGGCGGCTCACCGTGGGCGAGGACACCGCGGACTTCCCCTGTGACTTCCAGAACCTGACCTTCTGTGGCGCGCAGCCCGGCAACATCGTGGGCTCGTACTGGTTCAACTGGCCCGTGAGCCAATGGGGCACGCGACTGAGAGGCGAGCCGAGCCAACAGATCGCCCTCCAGCTGGCGGCCTATGAGATCAACCCCCAGAACCTGAACGAGACCTTCAGCATCGGGCACTTCTCCGGGGCCACGGGCGTGATGGTTCCCATGGAACTCAGCTGGGACCCGCGCTTTCGCGACGGCGCGCTCACCGGGCACTACGTCGTGGGCGCCTGGTACGACACGTCCAACGCGGATGACGTGCTGTTCGACGTGGATCGCCAACCCCAGCCGCTCACCGGCGAGCCGTTCTTGCGTCGCTCGGGCCGCTATGGCGCCTACCTCATCGCGCGCCAGCAGCTCACCCAGTCACCTCACGGCACGAACCCCGTGCGGGGCCTCAATGTCTTCCTGCGCCTGGCGCAAGCGGACCGCAACACGGCCGCCGTCGACAACCAGCTCACGGCGGGAATGATCTACACCGCGCCATTCGCGCGTCGCCCGGAGGATGACCTCGGCCTCGCGGTGGGCCGCACGCACGCCAATCGCCGGGCCATCACCTTCCAGGAGCTCGAGCAGGCGAACGCTCCCACCACCGCCATCTCACGCACCGAGTACGAGGCCGAGCTGTACTACACGCTGCACGCCACGCCCTGGCTCCTGCTGCGGCCCAACGTCCAGTACATCCACCACCCGGGCGCGAACCAGGAGGCCGATGACGTCGTCATCCTGGGGCTGAAGGCCTCTCTCGGACTCTGAGTCAACGCGGCGAGCGGGCTCGCGCAAGCAGGGATTGCGTGCGCAGACGTGACTCTGCGACGCGTCAGAACCGGATTGCGCCCCAGGGGTGCGCCTGTATAGTTGAGGCATTTCGCCCCAGCCGGGTCATCTTCGCCCCCGTATCACTTCCCACCCATGGAACGCGCTTCACGACCGGTGCCGCTGGCGCCCAGGCAGATAGTCCGAGCCGTTCTGCTGGAGGCACTGGAGAGCGACCAAGGTGGGGAGGTGGTGGTGAAGTCCGCCACGGTGTCCGGGCGCATCTTCATCGTCGAGCACCGGGTGGCGTGGGCGGTCGTCAACGGCCCCGGCAGCCACAACTTCTCCGCGGTGCTGATCCAGCACCAGTGCGTGCGCCGCGAGGACGTCGAGGCCGTCATGGCAGAGTGCCGCAAGACGGGCGGCAACTTCTGCGAGACGCTGGTGACGTGGGGCCTGGTGCCTCGCGACACGCTCCGCGAGCTGCTCGTCCAGCACTTCACCAGCCAGCTCCGGCTGCTGCTGTCACTCCCGGACGCGCAGGCGCTCTTCGTCCCGCAGCCCCGTGCCTATTCGAGCCAGCTCACCTTCACCCTCGACGAGTTGCTCCCTTCCGTCGAGCAACACCTGTCCCACACCCGAGTTGAGAGAGACGTCATGGCGAACGTGAAGCAGTCCCTGGAAGAGACGCTGAAGACGGAAGGCGCCTTCGCGGCCTGTCTGGTGGACGCAAAGAGTGGCATGTGCCTGGGCAGCATTGGCGGCAATGCCAACTTCAACATCGAGACCGCCGCCGCGGCGAACACCGAGGTCGTGCGCGCGAAGGTCAAGGCGATGACGGTCCTGGGCATCAAGGACCGCATCGAGGACATCCTCATCACGCTGGGCGAGCAGTACCACATCATCCGCCCGCTCGCGTCGCGCGAGGGTTTGTTCCTCTATGTCGCGCTCCACCGCGCCAACGCCAACCTCGCGATGGCGCGCTACCGTCTGGCCGAAGTCGAGAAGAGCCTCCAGGTTTGAGGCACCCCGGGTCGAGCGCCGCGGCATCGCTTCGCCGGCGCTCTTTCGGCAGCGCCTTCAGCGCTTCGCGGTCGCAGCGCTGACACGGGGCAGGCTGGCGTTGGACGTGCCGGGAGGATCCACAGCCAGACGGGCACCGCGAGGGCGAGGGTTCTCATCCGCCGAGGTCTCTGTGAGATGAAGTCGCTTGGCGGGACACGGGAACGTCGCTATGGGTCGCCTGGGGCGCGGCCATGCCCTCTAGGAGCGCGACGATGGAGGGATTCGAGGAAGCACCGGACGTCGAGCTGATCCTCGCGGCGAAGAGCGCGGATCTGCCGGGCGGTATTCATGTCCTGCGCGCCCTTCCCCAGGCCCAGCGCCGGATGGTGGGGCCGTTCGTGTTCCTCGACCAGATGGGCCCGACGTCGCTCCGCGCGGATGTGCTGTCCCATCCGCACATCGGCTTGTCGACCGTCACCTACTTGTTCGAGGGGGAGATCCTCCACAAGGACAGCCTGGGCTCCGAGCAGTGGATCCGCCCGGGCGCCGTGAACTGGATGACCGCGGGGAGCGGCATCGTGCACGCCGAGCGCGCCCCCACGCACAAGCCCGACGATGGGCGCCTGTATGGAATCCAGATCTGGGTCGCCCTCCCCCGCGCGCACGAGGAGACCGCGCCCAGCTTCGTGCACCACGCCGCCGAGAGCCTGCCCACCGTCGAGGACGCCGGGGTCCGCATCCGACTCGTGGCGGGCTCGATGTTCGGCCTGCGCTCGCCCGTGAAGACGCACTCCGAGCTGTTCTACGCGGACGTGGCCCTCGAGGCTGGCGCGGTCCTCAAGCTCCCCGCGCTCCACGATGAGCGCGCGGCCTATGTCGCGGAGGGAAGCCTCTCCCTCACGCGTGGGACACTCGGCGCGGGGAACCTCGCGCTGTTCCGCCGAGGCGCCGAGGTGCTGCTCCAGGCGACGGAAGACTCGCGCGTGCTGGTGTTCGGTGGCGAGCCTCTGGATGGGCCGCGCCACATCTTCTGGAACTTCGTCTCCAGCTCGAAGGAGCGCATCGAGGAGGCGAAGCGGGCGTGGAAGGAGCAGCGCATGGGGAAGGTCCCCGGCGAGTCAGGGTTCATCCCGCTCTGACGCGCGGCTACTGCGACGCCCCCACGGGCATGAAGGGCACGAGGTCGAAGTCGATGCCGAGCACGGTCTGCCCGTCGCGAATGGTGACGGGCTCCACGCTGTCCCGGTTGCGCCAGATGCCCACGCGCTCGCCCTCCTCGAACAGCGTCCCGTCCTGGTTGTCGTCGATGGCCGCGGTCACGACGTACGTCCCCGCGGGCACCGTGAGGGCATAGCGATAGCCGCTCGCCGCGCTCGCCACCGTCGTCAACTCAGGGCTGCTGCGCCAGTTGCCCTGCGCGTCCTGGTAGGCGAGGACGACAATCGCATCCTGCGCGGAGCGAGCGCCCACGCGCAGCTTCACCGTAACAGGCACGCTGCCCCCTTCGCTGCTGAGCACGAGCGGCACGGAGTAGTCGCCCGCGGCCAGCCCCGAGGTCGTGACCGCGATGCTCAAGGCGCGGGCGCTCAGCGCGGGCACCGTCACCGAGTCCCCTTTCGGAAACGACAGGTGTGAGGCCAAGGCGCCGTCCGCGCTGGCCGTCACCTGCAGCTCCCCACCGCCCTCGTTGTAGACAAAGAGGGGAAGCGTCCCATCGCCGAGGAAGAACAACCCCGGCGTGTTCACCGCGAGCTGCGGCGGCGCCGACGTGTCTCCGCCTTGCAGGAGCCGCAGCGCCGCCTGGGCGTTGACGATTCCCGCGCCACAGCCCTCCGGACAGGACTCTGCCGGCACCGCGGAGCGCGTCAGCAAGGTCCGAGCCTCGTCCAAGGTGAGGTCCGGCTTCACCGAGGCCAGGAGCGCCAGCGCCCCCGTCACGTGCGGCGTGGCCATGCTGGTGCCTTCGTAGAAGACATACGCCGGCTGCAGCGCGGCGTTGAGCGCGGTGGAGAGCACCCCGTCGGGATAGCCGTCCCCGTTGAGGTCCTGGCGCATCTCGCCACCAGGAGCCATCACCGTCACGTCCGATCCGAAGTTGGAGTAGCTGCTGCGCCGGCCCACCAGCGACGTGGCGCCCACGCAGATGACTAGCCGCTGATTGCACGGCGACGAGAGCGACGCGTCCTGGGCCTCATTGCCCGCGGCGACGACGAAGATGGCCTCGGCGGCCTCCACCCGCTCGTCGATGACTTCTTGATACGCCTGCTGAGGCGGCGTGTTCGCACCGAGGCTCAGGTTGATGACCTTGGCGGGAGTGGGGTTCGGCGGCACACCGGGCACCGTGCCGCCCGCGGCCCACTCCATCGCCGCCGCGACATCGAACGTGCTCCCGCCCTGGCGCCCCACCACGCGCACCGGGAGGATTCGCGCGGCCCACGTCACCCCCGCCACGCCTCGGCCGTTGTTGGTCAGCGCGCCCAGCGTTCCTGCGACGTGCGTGCCGTGCCAGGACGAGCCGCCGCTCGGCTCATCGCCTCCAGGATCCGTCGGGTCGCTGTCGCGCCCATCGCCGTCTCCCGCGTTGGCGGCATCGGAGATCATGTCGTAGCCCGGCAGGATGCGATCGCCGAGATCCGGGTGCGGCACGATGCCCGTGTCGATGACCGCGACGACCAACCCTGGGTTGCCCTCTTGGACATCCCAGGCCGCCGGGAGGTTCAGCGCCAGGTAGTGCCACTGAAAGGCGAAGCCGGGGTCATCCGGCGTGGCGAGCGGGCGCACCCACCGGTTGGGCTCGGCGAATCGAACGCCGGGACGTGTGGCGAGCTGCTCCACCAATCCATGGGTGTCCTGGGCGGAGACGCGCAACGCGCTGGGGCCGGCGCGCTCGAAGGCGACGAGGTGCAGGTATTGGCTCGCATAGCCCTTGTGCGCCACGCGGTAGCCGGGGATGGCGACGCGTTGGATCACCTGCTCCGGCGTGAGGTTGGGCACATCGAAGCGAAGGATGACCTCGCCCGCCACGGGCACGTCCTCCTGCATCGCATGTACCGTGCGGCTCGGGCCGAGCGGTGACATCCAGCCGCGCGGGCGGGTCGCGATGTTCGACAGCTCACGCCAGATGGGGACGGCCGACCCACCCCTCGCGTGCGGCGCTTGCTGCCCCGCGCCCTGAAAGGGCGTGAGCCTGCCCTCGACTCGCCCGGTGCCTTGCTGCGCGCGCGGCGCGGCCTCCTGTCCCTTCGTGGTCCCGTTCGAGCAGGCGGCAAGTCCCAACAAGCCCATGATGAGCAGTCGGCGCATTGGCGTTCCCCTCGGGGCACGGCCTCGGGAGACCTGGAGCCGTGCGCTTCAGGAACCGTAGCCATGCGCTCCCGCGACACAGCCGGGACGTGGGTCGGGGAGAGACTCCGCAGATTCCTCGGTGCGGCGGAGGCCACCCGGGGCGCGGCCTTCAGACCGGCCCTCGGCTGCCTCCCTGGACTCAGGGGAACGCGTCGGGCTCGAAGTAGTCGCTGAAGTCGTTGGCCTTCTCCACCATGGGAAGCACGGGCAACTCCATGATGCGCTCCAGCGACTTCACGAGAGAGCTGTGGGACACCGGCACGGCGCTGGCGTACCCGCGCTTCACGGCGGGCCCGAGCACGAGGAAGGGCAACGTCCCGGTGGCCTCGGGCTCATCCCAGACGATGAAGATGACGCCCGCGTTCGCGTTCGCGAACTCGAGGAGCGGCGGCAGATAGGTGCGCAGCCACGCATCGCCCGCGCGCACCGTGTTGCTGTCCGGACAGCCCGCGGCCCCATGCATGTCATTGCAGAGGTTCGGGGTGATGAAGGAATAGGTCGCCACGTTCTTGTTCGCGACGTCCGTGGTGAGCGCGCTCAAGGGCCGGTGATGGGCCGCGCAATAGCCATTCGTGCGCGACGGCGGATTGCCCGCGATGTCCTGGAAGAAGACGAACGGATCATGCTTGGGTGCATAGAAGCCGTCCGCCACGATGGGGCAAGCCCCCGTCACGGAGTTCAGGCCCTCCTGATAGGACATCCAGCTCAGGCCCGATCCGGCCGCGCGGAGCTGGGCCACCACGTGCTGGGAGCTGGGCGTGCTGTTGGATGGCGAGGGCGCGGCATTCGTCGTGAACGTGTTGCCCGGCAGGACGTTGGTGCCCGCCTCCATCCAGATGTAGTGCGGCTCGCTCGGCAGGTCGGGCAGGTCATCCAGATAGTTCGTGGCGTGCCCGCCGCTCGGCAGGAGCACCTCGTTCAGGTACGGCGCGTCAGGCGAGCCGTAGATCTGCTCGGCCGCATGGTTCTCCAGGGCGATGACGAAGACGTGCTTGATGCGCGAGGACGTCCGCGCCACCGCGCCCGAGGGCACGTCGGCGTAGGACGTGGTGTCCTGGGGCGCGGTGTCGTCCGGCGTGGACTGCCCGCAACGCGCCAGGGCCCCGACGACCAGCAGCACGAGCATCAAGGGGAGGAGTCGCTTCTTCATGGTGCCCTCGATAGAAGTGATACCCCTGAATCATCCCAGGCGACAGGCACGGGGGAACGCCCCGACCGTCGAAGGACTGGGAGCCGGCCACGCCAGCGCTCGGCGCTTGGCCCGCCTCGTCCTGAGGTACGAGCCGGCATCGAGCAGCGCCAGCTCGGCGTCCGTGACGAAGGCGGCGCTTTCTCCGCATAGACGCACTCGAAGTCGAGGGGCGCGGCGCTCGGAGGTGAACTCCGCGCCGGGGAAGATGGAGGCATCGCGCTCGCGGTCTGAGTCGCCGGGACTCTAGTGAGTTTCGTTCCGCATCGCGATGGCCTCCGCGTTTGCGTGGGGCGCGGCGAGACGATAGGGAAGCGGCGCGTATGTCCGCGACCGAGGAACTGCTCGAAACCGTCCGGGAGGAAGCCTCTCCGGGCATCTGGACCGCGGGCGTGGGACTGGCCCGCGCTGGCGCCGTCTCCGTCCGCGCCATCGGCGAGGAAGAGGCCACCTTGCACGTGCGCGTCACTGGACGCCCCGCGCCGGTGACCACCGTCCTCTACCCCGATGATGAAATCTGGGAGTGCGACTGTCGCGGCAAGGCGGATCCGTGCGAGCACGTGGTGGCGGCGGCCATCGCGCTGCACCAGACCTTGTCGCAGCGCGCCGCCGCGCCTCGCGCGACCGCGCGTCCTTCAGCACCGCCGCCCGCGTCTCGCCCCGCTTCGGCGCCACCTCCAGCAGCCCGCCCTGCCCCGACGGCCGCACCTGCGCCTCGCCCGGCCTCGGCACCGCAGTCCGAGCGAATGGTGTACCGCTTCCGGCGCGTGGCCGCGGGACTCCAGCTCGAGCGGCTCATCGTCCGGCCGGACAACACCGCGCGCCTGCTCGCGCGCAAGCTGTCCTCGCTCCTGACCAATCCCGAGGAGCGCCAGCGCATCCACGTGGACCCGTGCGACCTCGAGGTGGACAAGCTGCTGCCCGCGACCCACGCGGCGCTCTCCTCGGAGCGCATCGAGGCCGTGCTGGGCGCGCTGGAGCCCGCGCGCACTGTCCTCTTCGACGGTGCCCTCGTGTCCGTGTCCGGCGAGCCCGTCTTCCCTCGCGTCACCGTGGAAGACCGAGGCGAGCAGACGGTGCTCAAGGTGGAGAAGGACCCGCGCATCACCGAGGTCATCGTCCCGGGCGTCGTGCTGTGCGCGGGAGCGCTGTGTCGGCTGGCGGAGCAGGCGCTCACGGGCACGCGCCTCGAAAAGCTGCCGCAGGAGCGCGCCTTCGCCCCGTCGCAGCTCGGTGAATTGACGGGCAAGGTGCTGCCGGAGATCGCGCGACGGATGCCGGTGGACGTCAAGAGCCGGCGACTTCCCGCGATCGATCGCACGCTCAAGCCTCGCATCTCGCTCGACGTGGACACCCTGGACACGGGCCTGTCGGTGCTGCCCACGCTCGTGTACGGCTCACCGCCCACGGTGCGCATCGACACGGGCCGCATGGTGCATCTGCAAGGCCCGGTGCCCGTGCGCAACGAGCCCGCCGAGCAGAACCTCATCCACCAGCTCCGCGACGAGCTGAACATGGTGCCCGGCCGGCGCGTGACGGTGCAGGGCAAGGAAGCCGTTCACCTCGCGGACAAGCTGCGCCGCTGGCGCGGTGGGCTCACGGGCAACGCGGCCCAGGTGGTGAGCCCCAACGTGCAGCTGCGGCCCCTGTTGTCCATCGACTCGGGCGCGACCGCGGCGGGGGCTCCGCGCGTGGGCTTCTCGCTCGACTTCCAGGTGGAGGGCTTGGACTCGGAGGCTCCGGTGACGGTGAGCGCGGAGGCCGTCATCCGCGCCTGGGAAGAAGGGCTGGGGCTGGTCCCCATCCAAGGCGGAGGCTGGGCGCCGCTGCCCACCGGTTGGCTCCAGACGAATGGACAGCGCGTGGCGGATCTCCTGGCCGCGCGGGGCTCGGACGGCCGCCTCGCCAACCACGCCATCCCTCAGCTCACGGGCCTGTGCGACGCGTTGGATCATCCCCCGCCCCCGGAGTTCAACAAGCTCGCGCCGCTCGTCCAAGGCTTCGAGAAGCTCCCGGAGGCGGCCCTGCCGGCCGACCTCACCGCCACGCTGCGCCCCTATCAGCTCCAGGGCGTGGCCTGGCTCACGTTCCTGCGCCGCGCGGGGCTGGGAGGCGTGCTCGCCGATGACATGGGCCTGGGCAAGACCCTGCAGACCATCTGCACCCTCGGGCCCGGCACGTTGGTGGTGGCCCCCACGAGCGTGCTTCCCAACTGGGAGGCGGAGCTGAAGCGCTTCCGTCCCTCGCTGAAGGTCTGCGTCTACCACGGCCCCAACCGCGCCTTGGACGAAGCGGCGGACGTGACGTTGACCACCTACGCGCTCTTGCGATTGGACGCGGCGGAGCTGGGCGCGAAGACATGGGACACCGTCGTGCTCGACGAGGCCCAGGCCATCAAGAACCCGGACAGCCAGGTGGCGCGCGCGGCCTTCGGTCTGGAAGCGGGCTTCCGCATCGCGCTGAGCGGCACGCCCATCGAGAACCGGCTCGAGGAGCTGTGGAGCCTGATGCACTTCACCAATCGGGGCTTGCTCGGAGGCCGCAAGGAATTCGATGACCGGTGGGCCCGCCCCGTGGCCGACAACCTCAAGGGCGCGGCGGAGAAGCTGCGGGCGCGCATCCGTCCCTTCGTCCTGCGCCGACTCAAGCGCGACGTCGCCCCGGAGCTTCCGCCGCGCACCGATGCCGTGCGCCACGTCACGCTCAGCGAGCGCGAGCGCGCCGTCTATGACGCTGTCTACGCCGCGACGCGCGAGGAAGTGGTGGCCCAACTGGAGGAAGGTGGCAGCGTGCTGAAGGCGCTGGAGGCGCTGCTGCGGCTGCGCCAGGCGGCTTGCCATCCCGCGCTCGTGCCGGGGCAGCAGGCCGCGACGTCTTCCAAGGTCCAGGCCCTCATCGAGGCGCTCGGCACCGCGGTGGAAGATGGGCACAAGGCGCTCGTGTTCTCGCAGTGGACGTCCATGCTCGACCTCATCGAGCCCGCGCTGCGCGAGGCGAACATCGCCTTCATCCGGCTGGACGGAAGCACCGCGAACCGAGGCGCGGTGGCCGCGGCGTTCCAGGACCCCAAGGGTCCGCCCGTCATGCTCATCTCGCTCAAGGCGGGCGCCACGGGCCTCAACCTCACGGCGGCGGACCATGTCTTCCTGGTGGACCCCTGGTGGAACCCATCCGTCGAGGCCCAGGCCGCGGACCGCGCGCACCGCATCGGGCAGCAGCGGCCGGTGATGGTCTACCGGCTGGTGTCGCAGGGCACGGTGGAAGAGAAGATCCTCACGCTCCAGGACAAGAAGCGCGCGCTCTTCGAGTCCGCGCTCGGCGGCGACTCGGGAGGCGCGGCCATCACCCGCGCGGACCTCATGCAGCTCTTGTCTTGAGCGGGCTCAGGGCCCTCGGAACGCCAGCCCCACGTCGAGGTGGACCTGCACGGGCGAACCCAGCGGCCCCGTTGGGCCGCTATGTGGGCGGCGTGGGGCCCTTCGCTCCGTGACAGCGCTTGTGCTTGAGCCCGCTACCACAGGGACACGGGTCATTTCGGCCAGCCACGGTCAGCGCTTCGCGCAGGTGCTGTGCCTCGGCCTCCGCGAGCAGGCGCATCACCTCCGCGGGCGCGCGTCCCCGTCGCAGCAACTCAGCCATGGTCCGCATGGCGGGATCGACG from Myxococcaceae bacterium JPH2 encodes the following:
- a CDS encoding carbohydrate porin; its protein translation is MRYMAWLAGLLLVGGWSQPALATDPATPPPGITGDWGGWRQRLFEAGVVLQAGYVTELAYNARGGKGHALRQAGQLTAGLGVNLDTLVGVPGGSLRFTVTYRTGNDLGADMALGTLQLVQEVYGRGEVGRITQLWYEQSFLDRRLKWKLGRLTVGEDTADFPCDFQNLTFCGAQPGNIVGSYWFNWPVSQWGTRLRGEPSQQIALQLAAYEINPQNLNETFSIGHFSGATGVMVPMELSWDPRFRDGALTGHYVVGAWYDTSNADDVLFDVDRQPQPLTGEPFLRRSGRYGAYLIARQQLTQSPHGTNPVRGLNVFLRLAQADRNTAAVDNQLTAGMIYTAPFARRPEDDLGLAVGRTHANRRAITFQELEQANAPTTAISRTEYEAELYYTLHATPWLLLRPNVQYIHHPGANQEADDVVILGLKASLGL
- a CDS encoding pirin family protein, which encodes MPSRSATMEGFEEAPDVELILAAKSADLPGGIHVLRALPQAQRRMVGPFVFLDQMGPTSLRADVLSHPHIGLSTVTYLFEGEILHKDSLGSEQWIRPGAVNWMTAGSGIVHAERAPTHKPDDGRLYGIQIWVALPRAHEETAPSFVHHAAESLPTVEDAGVRIRLVAGSMFGLRSPVKTHSELFYADVALEAGAVLKLPALHDERAAYVAEGSLSLTRGTLGAGNLALFRRGAEVLLQATEDSRVLVFGGEPLDGPRHIFWNFVSSSKERIEEAKRAWKEQRMGKVPGESGFIPL
- a CDS encoding S8 family peptidase; the protein is MRRLLIMGLLGLAACSNGTTKGQEAAPRAQQGTGRVEGRLTPFQGAGQQAPHARGGSAVPIWRELSNIATRPRGWMSPLGPSRTVHAMQEDVPVAGEVILRFDVPNLTPEQVIQRVAIPGYRVAHKGYASQYLHLVAFERAGPSALRVSAQDTHGLVEQLATRPGVRFAEPNRWVRPLATPDDPGFAFQWHYLALNLPAAWDVQEGNPGLVVAVIDTGIVPHPDLGDRILPGYDMISDAANAGDGDGRDSDPTDPGGDEPSGGSSWHGTHVAGTLGALTNNGRGVAGVTWAARILPVRVVGRQGGSTFDVAAAMEWAAGGTVPGVPPNPTPAKVINLSLGANTPPQQAYQEVIDERVEAAEAIFVVAAGNEAQDASLSSPCNQRLVICVGATSLVGRRSSYSNFGSDVTVMAPGGEMRQDLNGDGYPDGVLSTALNAALQPAYVFYEGTSMATPHVTGALALLASVKPDLTLDEARTLLTRSAVPAESCPEGCGAGIVNAQAALRLLQGGDTSAPPQLAVNTPGLFFLGDGTLPLFVYNEGGGELQVTASADGALASHLSFPKGDSVTVPALSARALSIAVTTSGLAAGDYSVPLVLSSEGGSVPVTVKLRVGARSAQDAIVVLAYQDAQGNWRSSPELTTVASAASGYRYALTVPAGTYVVTAAIDDNQDGTLFEEGERVGIWRNRDSVEPVTIRDGQTVLGIDFDLVPFMPVGASQ
- a CDS encoding DEAD/DEAH box helicase; the protein is MSATEELLETVREEASPGIWTAGVGLARAGAVSVRAIGEEEATLHVRVTGRPAPVTTVLYPDDEIWECDCRGKADPCEHVVAAAIALHQTLSQRAAAPRATARPSAPPPASRPASAPPPAARPAPTAAPAPRPASAPQSERMVYRFRRVAAGLQLERLIVRPDNTARLLARKLSSLLTNPEERQRIHVDPCDLEVDKLLPATHAALSSERIEAVLGALEPARTVLFDGALVSVSGEPVFPRVTVEDRGEQTVLKVEKDPRITEVIVPGVVLCAGALCRLAEQALTGTRLEKLPQERAFAPSQLGELTGKVLPEIARRMPVDVKSRRLPAIDRTLKPRISLDVDTLDTGLSVLPTLVYGSPPTVRIDTGRMVHLQGPVPVRNEPAEQNLIHQLRDELNMVPGRRVTVQGKEAVHLADKLRRWRGGLTGNAAQVVSPNVQLRPLLSIDSGATAAGAPRVGFSLDFQVEGLDSEAPVTVSAEAVIRAWEEGLGLVPIQGGGWAPLPTGWLQTNGQRVADLLAARGSDGRLANHAIPQLTGLCDALDHPPPPEFNKLAPLVQGFEKLPEAALPADLTATLRPYQLQGVAWLTFLRRAGLGGVLADDMGLGKTLQTICTLGPGTLVVAPTSVLPNWEAELKRFRPSLKVCVYHGPNRALDEAADVTLTTYALLRLDAAELGAKTWDTVVLDEAQAIKNPDSQVARAAFGLEAGFRIALSGTPIENRLEELWSLMHFTNRGLLGGRKEFDDRWARPVADNLKGAAEKLRARIRPFVLRRLKRDVAPELPPRTDAVRHVTLSERERAVYDAVYAATREEVVAQLEEGGSVLKALEALLRLRQAACHPALVPGQQAATSSKVQALIEALGTAVEDGHKALVFSQWTSMLDLIEPALREANIAFIRLDGSTANRGAVAAAFQDPKGPPVMLISLKAGATGLNLTAADHVFLVDPWWNPSVEAQAADRAHRIGQQRPVMVYRLVSQGTVEEKILTLQDKKRALFESALGGDSGGAAITRADLMQLLS